The following coding sequences lie in one Victivallis lenta genomic window:
- a CDS encoding peptidylprolyl isomerase, producing the protein MRFLPVMLLTMAGILLPAAEFDTLPAIVATVDGHAVTRDAVVARLKNSGKLSPEGGPAAMRAAARQAAETEVYFFLLGRLLATENITPSEEAAARHLAELERLLPHGLPTRESGEKARIAASENYRWNVALQEFLRRAAPEVIAVSDAEIEQVYRLNQDQFRLPEQYQFGVIRIPKSRADAREAAETVRARLRQGEDFDRVAAETNPSGAELSETDLLGLLKQGDPALPAGSVSRLLENQEAYFLIKVKSKTPGRYIPLKDAAPYLRLQLRSEKTAKALETILRGELKKANVQFFIDQ; encoded by the coding sequence ATGCGGTTTCTGCCCGTCATGCTGCTGACAATGGCCGGCATTCTGCTCCCGGCTGCGGAATTCGATACGCTCCCTGCCATCGTCGCAACCGTCGACGGCCATGCCGTGACCCGCGACGCGGTCGTCGCGCGCCTGAAAAACTCCGGAAAACTTTCACCGGAGGGTGGTCCCGCCGCCATGCGGGCCGCGGCGCGGCAGGCGGCGGAGACGGAGGTCTACTTTTTCCTGCTCGGCCGGCTGCTGGCGACCGAAAACATCACGCCGTCGGAGGAAGCCGCGGCACGGCATCTCGCAGAGCTCGAGCGGCTGCTTCCGCACGGGCTGCCGACTCGCGAAAGCGGGGAAAAGGCCCGCATCGCCGCCTCCGAAAACTACCGCTGGAACGTCGCGCTGCAGGAGTTCCTGCGCCGGGCCGCTCCCGAGGTCATCGCGGTCAGCGACGCCGAAATCGAACAGGTCTACCGGCTGAATCAGGATCAGTTCCGGCTGCCGGAGCAATACCAGTTCGGCGTGATCCGCATTCCGAAGAGCCGGGCCGACGCCCGGGAGGCGGCCGAAACGGTCCGCGCCCGCCTGCGGCAGGGCGAGGATTTCGACCGGGTCGCAGCCGAGACCAACCCGTCCGGAGCGGAGCTCTCCGAAACGGACCTGCTCGGACTCCTGAAGCAGGGTGACCCGGCTCTGCCGGCCGGCAGCGTCAGCAGACTCCTTGAAAATCAGGAGGCCTATTTTCTGATCAAGGTCAAATCGAAAACGCCCGGACGCTACATTCCGCTCAAAGACGCCGCCCCGTACCTGCGGCTCCAGCTCCGGTCCGAAAAAACCGCAAAGGCGCTCGAAACGATTCTGCGCGGCGAACTCAAAAAAGCGAACGTTCAATTTTTCATCGACCAATAA
- a CDS encoding polysaccharide biosynthesis tyrosine autokinase: MRRMEEIDFFFFWRNLRKHYLWIVLAGVLCGVSAYLVCRYLVPPTYKAEISLFAWGGNPKYENENHLLPSAGPAADDADDARKPRELTQQDIIFGNLLVNDYKELLGSRNVSNEARRRLNLEYPELAEVPYRFEALVLNKTRFIKVSVFSQSTVKAEKAAQVIAEVFSESVEKFMKIKRVQVVDSPQVLGKVSPKTARVTVIAFLLGAGFVFGLFCLYDFFRYTLRNSDIVKAELDLPTIGMIGTCSEKQNANLACLTEKSDSYCFNHILEDFLLLQTNLQYSLPKKNRAQILVLTSAFPKDGKSFTSLNLALTLCGNSKRVLLINCDLRKAEYDYLDLPRQPGLVNFLLGEKKIDEVIHKNVLGTPLSVIRSGPIPPNPTRLLEIFQTSGILDELATRYDYIILDSPPCMNMADPLLLSKLADGTILVVNSRRTPVDAVRQVVDQLRKFDVNILGVVLNRYSAQTAGYGYGYGYGYGYGYGYGESKSSRKEKAKEKKEEA; the protein is encoded by the coding sequence ATGAGACGGATGGAGGAAATCGATTTCTTTTTCTTTTGGAGAAACCTGCGGAAACATTATCTGTGGATCGTGCTGGCGGGCGTCCTCTGCGGCGTCTCCGCCTATCTGGTCTGCCGTTACCTGGTTCCTCCCACCTATAAGGCCGAAATCTCTCTTTTCGCCTGGGGCGGCAATCCGAAATATGAAAACGAGAACCATCTGCTGCCGTCCGCCGGACCGGCGGCAGACGATGCCGACGACGCCCGGAAACCGCGCGAACTGACCCAGCAGGATATCATATTCGGCAATCTGCTCGTGAACGACTACAAGGAACTGCTCGGCAGCCGCAACGTGAGCAATGAAGCGCGCCGGCGGCTCAATCTGGAATATCCGGAGCTGGCCGAGGTGCCGTACCGGTTCGAGGCGCTGGTTCTGAACAAGACGCGGTTCATCAAGGTCTCCGTCTTCAGCCAGTCGACGGTCAAAGCCGAGAAAGCGGCGCAGGTCATCGCCGAGGTATTTTCCGAGTCCGTCGAAAAGTTCATGAAGATCAAGCGGGTGCAGGTCGTGGATTCCCCGCAGGTGCTCGGCAAGGTGAGTCCGAAAACGGCGCGCGTCACCGTGATCGCGTTCCTGCTCGGCGCCGGTTTCGTCTTCGGGCTCTTCTGTCTGTACGATTTCTTCCGGTACACGCTGCGCAACTCGGATATCGTCAAGGCGGAGCTCGACCTGCCGACCATCGGCATGATCGGAACCTGCTCCGAAAAGCAGAATGCGAATCTCGCCTGCCTGACGGAAAAAAGCGACAGCTACTGCTTCAATCATATCCTCGAAGATTTCCTGCTGCTGCAGACCAATCTGCAATACTCCCTGCCGAAAAAGAACAGGGCGCAGATTCTGGTCCTCACCAGCGCGTTTCCGAAGGACGGCAAAAGCTTCACCTCGCTGAATCTGGCCCTGACGCTGTGCGGCAACTCGAAGCGCGTGCTGCTGATCAACTGCGATCTGCGCAAGGCGGAGTACGACTATCTGGATCTGCCGCGCCAGCCGGGACTCGTGAACTTCCTGCTGGGTGAAAAGAAGATCGACGAGGTCATCCACAAGAACGTGCTCGGGACCCCGCTCTCGGTGATCCGCAGCGGCCCGATTCCGCCGAACCCGACGCGGCTGCTTGAAATCTTCCAGACCTCCGGCATTCTGGATGAGCTGGCGACCCGGTACGACTATATCATTCTCGACTCGCCGCCCTGCATGAACATGGCCGATCCGCTGCTGCTGAGCAAGCTGGCCGACGGAACGATTCTCGTGGTCAACAGCAGGCGCACACCGGTCGATGCGGTCCGGCAGGTCGTCGACCAGCTGCGCAAATTCGATGTGAATATCCTCGGCGTCGTCCTCAACCGTTATTCGGCCCAGACCGCCGGATACGGGTATGGTTACGGATACGGCTACGGCTACGGTTACGGATACGGCGAAAGCAAGAGTTCCCGGAAAGAAAAAGCGAAAGAGAAGAAGGAAGAGGCCTGA
- a CDS encoding NAD(+) synthase: protein MFGFYRLAAAVPKLKVADAAFNTEELRRCFRQAAENGADAVVFPELCVTGYSCGDLFFQERLLAAAEAAAVDFAARTAGSRTVAVIGLPFRRGDVLFNAAAVAADGAIRGIVPKCVLPNYREFYEKRHFHSGRGITDATACIGGREVPFGADLIFDGGAGFRFGVEICEDLWCVLPPSLYLALGGARAVFNLSAGNELAGKADYRRELVTQQSARCLAAYVLAGAGVHESTTDLVFGGHAIIADNGRLAAENRRFDRESSLTYADVDFERLGAARLSESSFNDNPLPEGMRFRRVRLPEAAGSPDLRHASIPRHPFVPENAAGRRERCREIFDIQCAGLAKRIEHTRAKTMVIGISGGLDSTLALLVAAECCRLLGRPASDIIAFTLPGFGTTGRTYNNAVTLCRLLGTTFREVDIKAACLQHFSDIGHDPAICDTAYENVQARERTQILMDVANKTGGLVVGTGDLSEIALGWSTYNGDHMSMYAVNCSIPKTLIRFLIETTAERETPELAAVLRDVIDTPVSPELLPADGDGAINQKTEELIGPYELHDFFLYHFIKYGAEPEKIRCLAENAFAGTYPPDVIGRWFALFVRRFFRQQFKRSCVPDGPKVGTIALSPRGDWRMPSDASDAAWNC from the coding sequence ATGTTTGGATTTTATCGTCTTGCGGCGGCGGTCCCGAAGCTGAAGGTGGCCGATGCGGCGTTCAATACGGAGGAGCTTCGGCGCTGTTTCCGGCAGGCCGCGGAGAACGGCGCCGACGCGGTTGTCTTCCCTGAGCTCTGCGTGACCGGTTACTCCTGCGGCGATCTGTTTTTCCAGGAACGGCTGCTGGCGGCGGCCGAAGCTGCCGCCGTTGATTTTGCGGCGCGGACGGCCGGCAGCCGGACGGTCGCCGTCATCGGCCTGCCGTTCCGCCGCGGCGACGTGCTTTTCAACGCCGCCGCCGTCGCCGCGGACGGAGCGATCCGCGGAATCGTGCCGAAGTGCGTGCTGCCGAACTACCGGGAATTTTACGAGAAGCGGCATTTCCACTCCGGGCGCGGCATAACGGACGCGACTGCGTGCATCGGCGGCCGGGAGGTGCCGTTCGGCGCCGACCTCATTTTCGACGGCGGTGCCGGGTTCCGTTTCGGCGTTGAAATCTGCGAAGACCTCTGGTGCGTGCTGCCGCCGTCGCTGTACCTGGCGCTCGGCGGGGCCCGGGCGGTGTTCAACCTTTCCGCTGGCAACGAACTGGCGGGCAAGGCCGATTACCGCCGGGAACTGGTGACGCAGCAGAGCGCCCGCTGCCTCGCGGCTTATGTGCTGGCCGGGGCCGGAGTCCATGAGTCGACGACCGACCTGGTGTTCGGCGGACACGCGATCATCGCTGACAACGGCCGCCTGGCGGCGGAAAACCGCCGTTTCGACCGGGAGTCGAGCCTGACGTACGCCGACGTTGATTTCGAACGGCTCGGCGCGGCGCGGCTCTCGGAGAGCTCGTTCAACGACAATCCGCTGCCGGAGGGAATGCGTTTCCGCCGGGTCCGGCTGCCGGAGGCGGCAGGTTCTCCGGATCTCCGGCACGCCTCGATTCCGCGTCATCCGTTTGTGCCGGAGAACGCAGCCGGCCGCCGGGAGCGCTGCCGGGAAATCTTCGATATCCAGTGTGCGGGGCTCGCCAAGCGGATCGAGCATACGCGGGCGAAGACGATGGTGATCGGAATTTCGGGCGGGCTCGATTCGACGCTTGCGCTGCTGGTCGCGGCCGAATGCTGCCGCCTGCTCGGCCGCCCCGCCTCCGATATCATCGCTTTCACGCTGCCGGGGTTCGGCACGACCGGAAGGACCTACAACAACGCCGTGACCCTCTGCCGGCTGCTTGGAACGACCTTCCGCGAAGTCGATATCAAAGCCGCCTGCCTGCAGCATTTCAGCGACATCGGGCACGATCCGGCGATCTGCGATACGGCATATGAGAATGTGCAGGCGCGCGAGCGCACCCAGATTCTGATGGATGTCGCGAACAAGACCGGCGGGCTGGTGGTCGGCACCGGCGACCTTTCCGAAATCGCGCTCGGGTGGAGCACCTACAACGGCGACCACATGTCGATGTATGCCGTGAACTGTTCAATCCCGAAGACGCTGATCCGCTTTCTGATCGAAACCACGGCGGAGCGGGAGACGCCGGAACTGGCGGCGGTCCTGCGCGATGTGATCGATACTCCGGTCAGTCCCGAGCTTCTGCCGGCGGACGGCGACGGCGCGATCAACCAGAAGACCGAGGAGCTGATCGGTCCCTACGAGCTGCACGATTTCTTCCTCTATCACTTCATCAAATACGGCGCGGAGCCGGAGAAGATCCGTTGTCTGGCCGAAAACGCGTTCGCCGGAACTTATCCGCCCGACGTGATCGGCCGCTGGTTTGCGTTGTTCGTGCGGAGATTTTTCCGCCAGCAGTTCAAGCGCAGCTGCGTGCCGGACGGTCCGAAGGTCGGTACGATCGCGCTTTCGCCGCGCGGCGACTGGCGCATGCCGAGCGACGCGAGCGACGCGGCCTGGAACTGCTGA
- a CDS encoding helix-turn-helix transcriptional regulator produces MGPVGRELGLEHLSREGFLRLVDFVLEQIPPARVHAGRRMPPPPSGVSVELYAYPVFDVPLTGGKHLRCGDGDGVAELELHPGEVLFSEPFAWKLPLWDRPHELCCLVFRPECIRITYVDAGSGGRPVCGCFFHTALPPSDTVRKVAGCLAAAPDEARCDLVRALFRMSRAALAEDQAEPPGKARITYEKIRLHLEENFGVETDRARVARLFGLNPGYLSRLFAEHGERGFSETLLEIRMAYAAMLLRETELLVDEVAFRCGYRSTTFFSAVFRNCHGMPPGRFRRRFR; encoded by the coding sequence ATGGGACCGGTCGGCCGGGAACTCGGACTTGAACATCTGTCGCGGGAAGGATTCCTGCGGCTTGTCGATTTTGTGCTGGAACAGATTCCGCCGGCGCGGGTTCATGCGGGCAGGCGGATGCCGCCGCCGCCGTCTGGCGTGTCGGTCGAGCTCTACGCTTATCCGGTCTTCGATGTGCCGCTCACCGGCGGCAAACACCTGCGCTGCGGCGACGGAGACGGCGTTGCGGAGCTGGAACTTCATCCCGGCGAAGTTCTGTTTTCGGAGCCTTTCGCCTGGAAGCTGCCGCTGTGGGACCGGCCGCACGAGCTCTGCTGCCTCGTTTTCCGGCCGGAGTGCATCCGGATCACCTACGTTGATGCCGGTTCCGGCGGGCGCCCGGTCTGCGGCTGCTTTTTCCATACGGCGCTGCCGCCCTCCGACACGGTCCGCAAGGTTGCCGGCTGTCTCGCTGCGGCGCCGGACGAGGCGAGGTGCGACCTGGTCCGCGCCCTGTTCCGGATGAGCCGGGCGGCGCTGGCCGAAGACCAGGCGGAGCCCCCCGGCAAGGCGCGAATCACCTATGAGAAAATCCGCCTCCATCTCGAAGAAAATTTCGGTGTGGAGACGGACCGGGCGCGGGTCGCGCGGCTGTTCGGCCTGAATCCCGGTTATCTTTCGCGCCTCTTCGCAGAGCACGGAGAGCGCGGTTTTTCGGAGACGCTGCTCGAGATCCGCATGGCGTATGCCGCGATGCTGCTGCGCGAAACGGAGCTTCTCGTCGATGAAGTCGCATTCCGCTGCGGCTACCGCAGCACGACTTTCTTCTCCGCGGTATTCCGGAACTGCCACGGCATGCCGCCGGGGCGGTTCCGACGCCGGTTCCGGTGA
- a CDS encoding glycoside hydrolase family 35 protein: MAGVEISGGAIRIAGKPTQIISGTIHYFRIRPEQWRDRIAKAKMMGLNAVETYVCHNLHEPKPGQFDFAGMLDLEAFLDEIHRAGLYAIVRPGPYICAEWENGGLPAWLSARPGVEFRCMNPAFLAANDRYLNTVLPLVKKHLYTAGGPVIMLQIENEYGSYGNDKAYLRHVRQICLDNGIDVPLFTSDGPDDWMLQGGTIPECFQTVNFGSRSAEAFAQSRKYRPEGPDFCMEFWNGWFDHWGEEHHTRAADDVAQELDAMLKTGASVNFFVFCGGTNFGFTAGANGNGDRPGDYAPTVTSYDYDGPLTEWGDPTPKFFACQEVIRKYRPDAPFGTPSPVRKAAYGKAELTESAPLLEALDRLAAKHESVRPPTMEACGQNFGFIHYRTKLSGPFDNRLYFPEVRDRVMAWADGSYLGTVYRNDADRFLPVRTGPAGAVLDLLVENTGRINYGPLVGRDCKGLPLGVGITWQMLSNFEVWNLELDDLSGLVYGPFSAEENRPAFHRGSFDVTETAETFLEFPGVKGVVWINGFNIGRYWNIGPGNTLYIPAPLLRKGKNEIVVLELHKLNAPSVTLTDRPRLD, translated from the coding sequence ATGGCCGGAGTCGAAATCTCAGGCGGCGCGATCCGGATCGCCGGAAAGCCGACGCAGATCATCTCGGGAACCATTCACTATTTCCGCATCCGTCCCGAGCAGTGGCGCGACCGCATCGCCAAAGCGAAGATGATGGGCCTCAACGCGGTCGAAACCTATGTCTGTCACAATCTGCACGAACCGAAACCGGGGCAGTTCGACTTCGCCGGCATGCTGGATCTCGAAGCGTTTCTCGACGAAATCCACCGGGCCGGACTCTATGCGATCGTCCGTCCCGGCCCGTACATCTGCGCCGAGTGGGAGAACGGCGGGCTGCCGGCCTGGCTCTCCGCCCGGCCCGGCGTCGAGTTCCGCTGCATGAACCCTGCTTTTCTCGCCGCGAACGACCGGTATCTGAACACGGTTCTGCCGCTCGTGAAAAAGCACCTGTACACGGCGGGCGGCCCGGTCATCATGCTGCAGATCGAAAACGAATACGGCAGTTACGGCAACGACAAAGCCTATCTCAGGCATGTCCGGCAAATCTGCCTCGACAATGGAATCGACGTGCCGCTCTTCACTTCAGACGGGCCGGACGACTGGATGCTCCAGGGCGGCACGATCCCCGAATGCTTCCAGACCGTGAACTTCGGCAGCCGTTCCGCCGAAGCGTTCGCCCAGAGCCGCAAATACCGGCCGGAAGGGCCGGATTTCTGCATGGAGTTCTGGAACGGCTGGTTCGACCACTGGGGAGAAGAGCACCACACCCGCGCCGCCGATGATGTGGCACAGGAGCTCGACGCGATGCTGAAAACCGGCGCCTCGGTCAATTTCTTCGTGTTCTGCGGCGGAACCAATTTCGGCTTCACCGCCGGCGCCAACGGCAACGGCGACCGGCCCGGCGACTACGCCCCGACCGTGACCAGCTACGATTACGACGGCCCGCTCACCGAATGGGGCGACCCGACACCGAAATTCTTCGCCTGCCAGGAGGTCATCCGCAAATACCGCCCCGACGCGCCGTTCGGCACTCCCTCCCCGGTCCGCAAAGCCGCCTACGGCAAGGCGGAGCTGACCGAAAGCGCCCCGCTGCTCGAAGCGCTCGACCGGCTCGCCGCAAAGCATGAATCGGTGCGGCCGCCGACCATGGAGGCGTGCGGCCAGAACTTCGGCTTCATCCATTACCGCACGAAACTCTCCGGCCCGTTCGACAACCGGCTCTACTTTCCGGAAGTGCGCGACCGGGTCATGGCCTGGGCGGACGGGAGCTATCTCGGGACCGTCTACCGCAACGACGCCGACCGTTTCCTGCCGGTCAGAACCGGGCCGGCGGGAGCGGTGCTCGATCTGCTCGTCGAGAACACCGGACGCATCAACTACGGACCGCTCGTCGGGCGGGACTGCAAGGGACTGCCGCTCGGCGTCGGCATAACCTGGCAGATGCTGAGCAACTTCGAAGTGTGGAACCTTGAGCTCGACGACCTGAGCGGCCTCGTTTACGGACCGTTTTCGGCGGAAGAGAACCGGCCGGCCTTCCATCGCGGCAGCTTCGATGTCACCGAGACGGCCGAGACCTTCCTCGAATTCCCGGGCGTCAAGGGCGTGGTCTGGATCAACGGCTTCAACATCGGCCGTTACTGGAACATCGGCCCCGGCAATACGCTCTACATCCCCGCGCCGCTGCTGCGCAAAGGGAAAAATGAGATTGTCGTCCTTGAACTGCACAAGCTGAACGCTCCGTCGGTCACGCTGACCGACCGGCCCCGGCTGGACTGA
- a CDS encoding prepilin-type N-terminal cleavage/methylation domain-containing protein, which translates to MKRNFTLIELLVVIAIIAILASMLLPALNQARERARSTSCTGNLKQIMTGFQFYADDYDGIVMRYSKAAGNKSWSEFIIGRTGGNAYLPDTRQNKLLVCPSSLSAGKDYFLYQTYGAFDNRYNGSDTTRYEAKIKETGPYFHKFDNNNNGYSFKKMKTPSQILLVMDTEYRGTHSNAGKMLWFFQPNVDGEGGASIRHNNRANTAFADGHVASLGKKELYRSSATIEQVVRNGVPVATQE; encoded by the coding sequence ATGAAACGGAATTTCACCTTGATCGAACTTCTTGTCGTTATTGCGATCATCGCGATCCTCGCCTCGATGCTGCTGCCCGCGCTGAATCAGGCAAGAGAACGCGCCCGCTCCACATCGTGTACCGGAAATCTGAAGCAAATCATGACCGGTTTTCAATTCTACGCGGACGATTACGACGGAATCGTCATGCGCTATTCGAAGGCGGCCGGCAACAAATCGTGGTCCGAATTCATAATCGGCCGCACCGGGGGTAATGCCTATCTGCCGGACACCAGACAAAATAAGCTGCTGGTCTGTCCTTCGAGTCTATCGGCCGGAAAAGATTATTTTCTGTATCAGACCTACGGAGCCTTCGACAATCGCTACAACGGAAGCGATACCACCCGCTACGAGGCGAAGATCAAGGAAACTGGGCCGTATTTTCACAAGTTCGACAACAATAACAACGGCTATTCCTTCAAGAAAATGAAAACTCCATCGCAGATTCTTCTGGTGATGGATACCGAATACCGCGGAACTCACTCGAACGCGGGGAAGATGCTCTGGTTCTTCCAACCGAATGTTGATGGCGAAGGGGGCGCGTCGATCCGGCACAACAACCGTGCAAATACCGCATTTGCAGACGGCCATGTCGCCTCGCTGGGCAAGAAGGAACTATATCGGTCGTCCGCCACCATCGAACAGGTCGTCAGGAACGGCGTTCCTGTCGCGACGCAGGAATGA
- a CDS encoding tyrosine-protein phosphatase yields the protein MVDIHCHILPGMDDGASDFKTAEQMLQTAAEDGIDTLICTPHYSPKAYRDCPRVLEKLAGSAKAAGIRLLPGMEYSFARLDAEIENLRPLGESSFVLIDLGVPNLPPSIEELFFLLGRNNMQIIIAHPERYLTEVESALELSRLGAFFQLNADSILGGNGPRCRRMAARLIRSGCCHYVASDAHGRHRTFRLSRCRAHLEQRCGKAYAGTIMDTNPERLLKNLPPVSLRPEENGNWLLRLLKGRRPQRKASV from the coding sequence ATGGTCGATATTCACTGCCACATCCTTCCGGGGATGGATGACGGTGCATCGGATTTCAAAACTGCGGAGCAGATGCTGCAGACGGCGGCAGAAGACGGTATCGACACGCTGATCTGCACTCCGCACTATTCGCCGAAGGCGTACCGTGACTGCCCCCGGGTCCTTGAGAAGCTTGCCGGCAGCGCAAAAGCCGCGGGCATCCGTCTGCTGCCGGGTATGGAGTATTCGTTCGCCCGGCTCGATGCGGAGATCGAAAATCTGCGGCCGCTCGGAGAAAGCTCATTTGTCCTGATCGATCTGGGCGTTCCGAACCTGCCTCCGTCCATCGAGGAGCTGTTTTTTCTTCTGGGCCGGAACAATATGCAGATCATCATCGCCCACCCGGAGCGGTACCTGACGGAAGTGGAGTCCGCCCTGGAGCTGTCGCGGCTCGGCGCCTTTTTCCAGCTCAACGCCGACAGCATCCTCGGCGGCAACGGCCCGCGCTGCCGCCGCATGGCCGCGCGCCTGATCCGCAGCGGCTGCTGCCACTACGTCGCGTCGGACGCCCACGGCAGGCACCGGACCTTCCGCCTGAGCCGCTGTCGCGCCCATCTCGAGCAGCGCTGCGGGAAGGCGTACGCCGGAACGATCATGGATACGAATCCCGAACGGCTGTTGAAAAACCTCCCGCCGGTGAGCCTCCGGCCCGAGGAGAACGGCAACTGGCTTCTCCGGCTGCTGAAAGGCCGGAGGCCTCAGCGGAAAGCGAGTGTCTGA
- a CDS encoding substrate-binding domain-containing protein, producing MRNKVHEVRQKILRHIVDRGTPERQYLPSIRTFEQTTGCSRQTVHLALRELVDAEVLTAVPRGGFRVCNVEQAEKLLGPVTDLPVAFVMPRWIERGIISPLFAEILFGAESAAGPGSGIRPVCLTLPWEADEKRFSLSRLAFRTRGIAGAMLVGPTPDFIAEKFIEKCQVPVVLVDNVTDLPGVTCVSKDNLSGAARAVRYLIERGHRRIGMISVRPRKMRLNERWAGFHAEMHRHGLLSEIAFVEEAGWDADTVSGGAAAAASLLRKGLNGATALLALNDNMALGAIQVFQENKIRIPEQLSVIGIGNDSRVTELCRPALTTMALDNRRLGQLAMRALLDVMRHPKAGGNAVTLLPMTLCEGESVCDGPF from the coding sequence TTGAGAAACAAAGTTCATGAGGTGCGGCAGAAGATCCTGCGCCATATCGTCGACCGGGGGACGCCGGAGCGGCAGTACCTGCCCTCGATCCGGACCTTCGAACAGACGACCGGGTGCAGCCGCCAGACCGTCCATCTGGCGCTGCGCGAACTGGTCGACGCCGAAGTGCTCACTGCCGTTCCGCGCGGCGGCTTCCGGGTCTGCAACGTCGAGCAGGCCGAAAAACTGCTCGGTCCCGTGACCGACCTGCCGGTCGCCTTCGTCATGCCGCGCTGGATCGAACGCGGCATCATCTCCCCGCTCTTCGCCGAAATCCTGTTCGGCGCGGAGTCGGCCGCCGGTCCCGGCAGCGGCATCCGCCCGGTCTGCCTGACGCTGCCGTGGGAGGCGGACGAAAAACGTTTTTCGCTGTCGCGCCTCGCCTTCCGCACCCGCGGCATCGCCGGCGCGATGCTGGTCGGCCCGACCCCGGATTTCATCGCCGAAAAATTCATCGAGAAGTGCCAGGTTCCGGTCGTCCTCGTCGACAACGTGACCGACCTGCCCGGCGTAACCTGCGTCAGCAAGGACAACCTCTCCGGCGCTGCCCGGGCGGTGCGCTACCTGATCGAGCGCGGCCATCGCCGGATCGGCATGATCTCGGTCCGTCCCCGCAAAATGCGGCTGAACGAACGCTGGGCCGGATTCCATGCCGAAATGCACCGGCATGGACTGCTCTCCGAAATCGCCTTCGTCGAAGAGGCCGGGTGGGACGCCGACACCGTCTCCGGCGGGGCCGCCGCGGCGGCCTCCCTGCTGCGCAAGGGCCTCAACGGCGCCACCGCGCTGCTGGCGCTGAACGACAATATGGCGCTCGGAGCGATTCAGGTGTTTCAGGAGAACAAGATCCGCATCCCCGAGCAGCTTTCCGTCATCGGCATCGGCAACGACTCGCGCGTGACCGAACTCTGCCGCCCGGCCCTGACCACGATGGCGCTCGACAACCGGCGGCTCGGTCAGCTCGCCATGCGGGCGCTGCTCGACGTCATGCGTCACCCGAAAGCGGGCGGCAACGCGGTCACCCTTCTGCCGATGACCCTCTGCGAAGGAGAAAGCGTCTGCGACGGTCCGTTCTGA